From a region of the Gordonia sp. PP30 genome:
- a CDS encoding tyrosine recombinase XerC, whose protein sequence is MAEVLSEFADHLRLEKARSAHTVRAYTADLRGLISFAGARGVPLTGIDLALLRAWLAEQTRRGAARTTVARQVSSAKTFFAWAAREGIVDDDPAIRLQAPKAHRVLPAVLAPEQAADAVATAAPDGADTDDPIALRDRLIVELLYSSGIRVGELCGLDLDDVDDDRRVLRVIGKGDKQRTVPYGTPAAAALDDWRRRGRHALATAASGEALLLGARGGRLDQRMARTVVHRATAAQGTEIGPHGLRHSAATHLLEGGADLRVVQELLGHSSLATTQLYTHVSVERLRAVHDQAHPRA, encoded by the coding sequence ATGGCCGAGGTGCTCTCCGAATTCGCCGATCACCTGCGCCTGGAAAAGGCGCGCAGCGCGCACACCGTCCGCGCCTACACCGCCGATCTGCGCGGGCTCATCTCGTTCGCGGGCGCCCGCGGGGTGCCGCTGACCGGGATCGACCTCGCGCTGCTGCGGGCCTGGCTCGCCGAGCAGACCCGGCGCGGCGCCGCGCGCACCACGGTGGCGCGGCAGGTGTCGTCGGCCAAGACCTTCTTCGCCTGGGCCGCGCGCGAGGGCATCGTGGACGACGATCCCGCAATCCGCCTGCAGGCACCGAAAGCGCACCGGGTGCTGCCCGCGGTGCTCGCCCCGGAGCAGGCCGCCGACGCGGTCGCGACGGCGGCCCCCGACGGCGCCGACACGGACGATCCGATCGCCCTGCGGGACCGGCTGATCGTCGAACTCCTCTATTCCTCCGGCATCCGTGTCGGCGAACTGTGCGGGCTCGACCTGGACGACGTCGACGACGATCGCCGGGTGCTGCGGGTGATCGGCAAGGGCGACAAGCAGCGCACGGTGCCCTACGGCACCCCGGCCGCCGCCGCCCTGGACGACTGGCGGCGCCGGGGCCGGCACGCGCTGGCGACCGCCGCCTCGGGTGAGGCGCTGTTGCTCGGTGCGCGCGGCGGGCGCCTCGATCAGCGGATGGCGCGGACCGTCGTGCACCGGGCGACGGCCGCGCAGGGGACCGAGATCGGCCCGCACGGACTGCGGCACAGCGCGGCCACCCACCTGCTGGAGGGCGGCGCGGATCTGCGCGTGGTGCAGGAGCTGCTCGGGCACTCGTCGCTGGCGACGACGCAGCTGTACACGCATGTCAGCGTGGAGCGACTGCGGGCCGTGCACGACCAGGCACATCCGCGCGCGTGA
- a CDS encoding rhodanese-like domain-containing protein, which yields MTDALPTPLVDPEWLAEHLGEPGLVVIDATSHLTVPDDGPFAIESGAATYRAEHIPGALFADLLADFADPASDAPWTAADHDRFAAAAGALGIGEGARVVVYSQHWPFWATRFWWQLRLEGFDHVAVLDGGLPAWKAAGGAVTGAPSVPEPRVFTGVRRPGLVRSTEQVAAALDDENTILVNVLGEEDHRGETATYARPGHIPGSSNFPAARLLDPETGRLRPAAELRSELAAAGLLDAGRTVVTYRGAGIAATGVALALAQAGADEVGVYDGSLIAWTADPDLPMATGTAPR from the coding sequence ATGACCGACGCGCTGCCGACTCCACTCGTCGACCCCGAATGGCTCGCCGAGCACCTCGGCGAACCCGGATTGGTGGTCATCGATGCGACGTCGCATCTCACCGTTCCGGACGACGGCCCGTTCGCCATCGAATCGGGGGCGGCCACCTACCGCGCCGAACACATCCCGGGAGCGCTGTTCGCTGACCTGCTCGCCGATTTCGCCGATCCGGCCAGTGACGCGCCGTGGACCGCGGCCGATCACGACCGCTTCGCCGCCGCAGCCGGCGCGCTGGGCATCGGAGAGGGTGCCCGCGTCGTCGTCTACAGCCAGCACTGGCCGTTCTGGGCGACCCGGTTCTGGTGGCAACTGCGGCTCGAGGGTTTCGACCACGTCGCCGTCCTCGACGGTGGACTGCCCGCGTGGAAGGCGGCGGGCGGCGCGGTCACCGGCGCTCCGTCGGTGCCGGAGCCGCGCGTGTTCACCGGTGTGCGCCGTCCCGGGCTGGTCCGCTCGACCGAACAGGTCGCCGCCGCGCTCGACGACGAGAACACGATCCTGGTCAACGTGCTCGGCGAGGAGGATCACCGCGGGGAGACGGCGACGTACGCGCGGCCCGGACACATCCCGGGCAGCAGCAACTTCCCGGCCGCGCGGCTCCTCGATCCGGAGACGGGCCGGCTGCGTCCGGCCGCCGAACTCCGCTCCGAGCTGGCGGCGGCCGGTCTGCTCGACGCCGGGCGGACGGTGGTGACCTACCGCGGTGCCGGGATCGCGGCGACCGGGGTGGCGCTGGCCCTCGCCCAGGCGGGTGCCGACGAGGTCGGCGTGTACGACGGCTCGCTGATCGCGTGGACGGCCGATCCGGACCTGCCGATGGCGACCGGCACCGCGCCGCGCTGA
- a CDS encoding M23 family metallopeptidase codes for MRTTTPRALVLLWLAVLLCPPGAAARPAYDWPLVPRPPVTRGFDPPAQRWLSGHRGVDLAAAPDAAVLSAGAGVVRFAGTVAGRPTVSVLHPDGIATTYEPVRPIVRAGDRVGRGQVLGYLNAGHPGCAAAACLHWGARRGSGPSERYLNPLALVGAVRVRLKPLVPA; via the coding sequence ATGAGAACGACGACGCCTCGCGCGCTGGTCCTGCTGTGGCTGGCCGTCCTGCTGTGTCCGCCGGGCGCCGCCGCGCGTCCCGCCTACGACTGGCCGCTCGTGCCGCGACCACCCGTCACTCGCGGGTTCGATCCTCCGGCCCAGCGCTGGCTCAGCGGCCATCGCGGCGTCGATCTGGCCGCCGCGCCGGATGCGGCGGTCCTGTCGGCCGGGGCGGGTGTGGTCCGGTTCGCCGGGACGGTGGCGGGCCGGCCGACCGTCTCGGTGCTCCACCCAGACGGTATCGCCACGACCTACGAGCCGGTGCGGCCGATCGTGCGCGCCGGGGACCGGGTCGGCCGCGGTCAGGTCCTCGGCTATCTGAACGCCGGGCACCCGGGCTGCGCCGCCGCCGCGTGCCTGCACTGGGGCGCGCGCCGCGGCAGCGGGCCGTCGGAGCGCTATCTCAACCCGCTCGCCCTGGTCGGCGCGGTCCGGGTTCGGCTGAAACCGCTGGTCCCGGCGTGA
- the rpsB gene encoding 30S ribosomal protein S2, translating into MAVVTMRQLLDSGAHFGHQTRRWNPKMKRFIFTDRNGIYIIDLQQTLTYIDRAYEFVKETVAHGGTVLFVGTKKQAQESIAAEATRVGMPYVNQRWLGGMLTNFNTVHKRLQRMKELESMEQTGGFEGRTKKEILMLTREKNKLERTLGGIRDMAKVPSAMWVVDTNKEHIAVGEARKLNIPVIAILDTNCDPDLVDYPIPANDDAIRSTALLTRVIATAVAEGVQARAGQAGGDAKPEAAGAEPLAEWEQDLLATPEVVVEETVVVEAPAAE; encoded by the coding sequence ATGGCAGTCGTGACCATGCGGCAGCTGCTCGACAGCGGCGCCCACTTCGGACACCAGACCCGTCGCTGGAACCCGAAGATGAAGCGATTCATCTTCACCGACCGCAACGGCATCTACATCATCGACCTGCAGCAGACGCTGACCTACATCGATCGCGCCTACGAGTTCGTCAAGGAGACCGTCGCCCACGGCGGCACCGTCCTCTTCGTCGGCACCAAGAAGCAGGCGCAGGAATCGATCGCCGCGGAGGCGACCCGCGTCGGCATGCCCTACGTCAACCAGCGCTGGCTGGGCGGCATGCTCACCAACTTCAACACCGTGCACAAGCGTCTCCAGCGCATGAAGGAGCTGGAGTCGATGGAGCAGACCGGTGGCTTCGAGGGTCGCACCAAGAAGGAAATCCTCATGCTGACGCGTGAGAAGAACAAGCTGGAGCGCACCCTCGGCGGTATCCGCGACATGGCCAAGGTGCCCTCGGCCATGTGGGTCGTCGACACCAACAAGGAGCACATCGCCGTCGGCGAGGCCCGCAAGCTGAACATCCCGGTCATCGCGATCCTGGACACCAACTGCGATCCCGACCTGGTCGACTACCCGATCCCGGCGAACGACGACGCCATCCGCAGCACCGCGCTGCTGACCCGCGTCATCGCGACCGCCGTCGCCGAGGGCGTGCAGGCCCGCGCCGGCCAGGCCGGCGGCGACGCCAAGCCGGAGGCCGCCGGTGCCGAGCCGCTCGCCGAGTGGGAGCAGGATCTGCTGGCCACCCCGGAGGTCGTCGTCGAAGAGACCGTCGTCGTCGAGGCGCCCGCCGCTGAGTGA
- the tsf gene encoding translation elongation factor Ts: MANYTAADVKRLRELTGSGMLDCKNALANNDGDFDKAVEELRIKGAKDVGKRAERATAEGLVAARDGVLIELNAETDFVAKNDEFQKLADDVLGAAVALRTNDVDALLAAPLGDGTVASAVEALSAKIGEKLVLRRVASYDGPVAVYLHKRASDLPPSVGVLVSYTGESDAAAEAARGAAMQVAALKAKYASRDDVPADVVADERRIAEETAKAEGKPEQALPKIVEGRVNGFYKDVVLVDQPSVTDSKKTVKQILDEAGATVVAFTRFEVGQA; encoded by the coding sequence ATGGCGAACTACACCGCGGCAGACGTCAAGCGTCTGCGCGAACTGACCGGGTCGGGCATGCTCGACTGCAAGAACGCCCTGGCCAACAACGACGGTGACTTCGACAAGGCCGTCGAGGAACTCCGCATCAAGGGCGCCAAGGACGTCGGCAAGCGCGCCGAGCGCGCCACCGCCGAGGGCCTGGTCGCCGCTCGTGACGGCGTGCTGATCGAGCTGAACGCCGAGACCGACTTCGTCGCCAAGAACGACGAGTTCCAGAAGCTGGCCGACGACGTGCTTGGTGCCGCCGTGGCGCTGCGCACCAACGATGTCGACGCGCTGCTGGCCGCCCCGCTGGGCGACGGCACCGTCGCCTCGGCCGTCGAGGCCCTCTCGGCCAAGATCGGCGAGAAGCTGGTCCTGCGCCGCGTCGCGTCGTACGACGGCCCGGTCGCGGTCTACCTGCACAAGCGGGCGTCGGACCTGCCGCCGAGCGTCGGCGTGCTGGTCTCGTACACCGGTGAGAGCGATGCCGCGGCCGAGGCCGCACGTGGCGCCGCCATGCAGGTCGCCGCGCTCAAGGCCAAGTACGCCTCGCGGGACGACGTGCCCGCCGATGTCGTCGCCGACGAGCGTCGTATCGCCGAGGAGACCGCCAAGGCCGAGGGCAAGCCGGAGCAGGCGCTGCCCAAGATCGTCGAGGGCCGCGTCAACGGCTTCTACAAGGACGTCGTCCTGGTGGACCAGCCGTCGGTGACCGACTCCAAGAAGACCGTGAAGCAGATCCTGGACGAGGCCGGTGCCACCGTCGTCGCCTTCACCCGCTTCGAGGTCGGCCAGGCCTGA
- the pyrH gene encoding UMP kinase, with protein sequence MTDSQARPQREGFSRVLLKLGGEMFGGGSVGLDPDVLGTVADQIAEVVASGVQVGIVIGGGNFFRGAELQQRGLDRSRSDYMGMLGTVMNCLALQDFLEKRGIDTRVQTAITMGQVAEPYLPLRAVRHLEKGRVVIFGAGMGMPYFSTDTTAAQRALEIKAEAVLMAKAVDGVYSDDPRTNPDAELFREITHREVLDKELKVADATAFSLCMDNNMPILVFNLLEEGNIARAVAGESIGTLVSS encoded by the coding sequence ATGACCGACTCGCAGGCACGACCGCAGCGTGAAGGCTTCAGCAGGGTGCTGCTCAAGCTGGGTGGGGAGATGTTCGGCGGTGGGTCGGTGGGCCTGGATCCCGACGTGCTCGGCACCGTCGCCGATCAGATCGCCGAGGTGGTAGCCAGCGGAGTCCAGGTGGGCATCGTGATCGGCGGCGGTAACTTCTTCCGCGGTGCCGAACTGCAGCAGCGCGGCCTGGACCGGTCCCGCTCGGACTACATGGGCATGCTCGGCACCGTGATGAACTGCCTTGCGCTGCAAGACTTCCTGGAGAAGCGCGGGATCGACACGCGTGTCCAGACCGCCATCACCATGGGACAGGTTGCCGAGCCGTACCTGCCGCTGCGTGCCGTCCGCCACCTGGAGAAGGGCCGCGTCGTGATCTTCGGCGCCGGCATGGGCATGCCGTACTTCTCCACCGACACCACCGCCGCGCAGCGCGCGCTGGAGATCAAGGCCGAGGCCGTCCTGATGGCCAAGGCCGTCGACGGCGTCTACTCCGACGACCCGCGCACCAACCCGGATGCCGAGCTCTTCCGCGAGATCACCCACCGCGAGGTCCTGGACAAGGAACTCAAGGTGGCCGACGCGACCGCGTTCTCGCTGTGCATGGACAACAACATGCCTATCCTCGTGTTCAATCTTCTCGAAGAGGGGAACATCGCCCGCGCGGTGGCCGGGGAGAGCATCGGCACGCTGGTCTCCTCGTAG
- the frr gene encoding ribosome recycling factor translates to MIDETLLDAEEKMEKAVTHLRDDMASIRTGRANPAMFNKIVVEYYGALTPITQVSSINAPEPRLIVIKPYEQSLMGDVETAIRNSDLGVNPTNDGNVIRVAIPQLTEERRRDLGKQARGKGEDAKIAVRNIRRKAVDELKRIQKDGEAGEDEVVRAEKELDKTTHVYTDQIDEVVKHKEAELLEV, encoded by the coding sequence ATGATCGACGAAACCCTGCTCGACGCCGAGGAGAAGATGGAGAAGGCCGTCACCCACCTGCGTGACGACATGGCCTCCATCCGGACCGGCCGCGCGAACCCGGCGATGTTCAACAAGATCGTGGTCGAGTACTACGGAGCGCTGACCCCGATCACCCAGGTGTCCAGCATCAACGCTCCGGAGCCGCGGCTGATCGTCATCAAGCCGTACGAGCAGAGCCTGATGGGCGACGTCGAGACCGCGATCCGCAACTCCGACCTCGGCGTCAACCCGACCAACGACGGCAACGTGATCCGCGTCGCGATCCCGCAGCTCACCGAGGAGCGTCGCCGCGACCTCGGCAAGCAGGCCCGCGGCAAGGGTGAGGACGCCAAGATCGCCGTCCGCAACATCCGCCGCAAGGCCGTCGACGAGCTCAAGCGCATCCAGAAGGACGGCGAGGCCGGCGAGGACGAGGTGGTCCGCGCCGAGAAGGAACTCGACAAGACCACCCACGTCTACACCGATCAGATCGACGAGGTCGTGAAGCACAAAGAAGCCGAGCTGCTCGAGGTATGA
- a CDS encoding phosphatidate cytidylyltransferase encodes MSADTPPKTSKAGRNLPAAIGVGVALGACLIVVLAFVPRVWFGVVAAAIAVATWEVAKRLREGDRHVALIPLLLGGQAIIWTTWPWGLRGALISFAITALVILAWKLFAQGLSEAPHEYTRDVSLSLLILVWLPLMAIFAVDMVQQSDGRYRVFTFLIVLVCSDVGGYTAGVLFGKHAMVPAISPKKSWEGLGGSMLFSTVGAVCCVHWLLGTHWWIGLILGPVLVIVGTCGDLIESQIKRDLGIKDMGTLLPGHGGIMDRIDSLLPGALVTWGILTALL; translated from the coding sequence ATGAGCGCCGACACGCCGCCGAAGACGTCCAAGGCCGGCCGCAATCTGCCGGCCGCGATCGGGGTGGGCGTCGCGCTGGGCGCCTGCCTCATCGTCGTGCTGGCCTTCGTGCCGCGCGTCTGGTTCGGCGTCGTCGCCGCGGCCATCGCCGTCGCGACCTGGGAGGTCGCCAAGCGGCTGCGCGAGGGGGACCGGCACGTCGCCCTGATCCCGCTGCTCCTCGGCGGCCAGGCGATCATCTGGACCACGTGGCCGTGGGGGCTGCGCGGGGCGCTGATCTCGTTCGCCATCACCGCGCTGGTGATCCTGGCCTGGAAGCTGTTCGCGCAGGGGCTGTCCGAGGCGCCGCACGAGTACACCCGCGACGTGTCGCTGTCGCTGCTGATCCTGGTCTGGTTGCCGCTGATGGCGATCTTCGCCGTCGACATGGTGCAGCAGAGCGACGGCCGCTACCGGGTCTTCACCTTCCTGATCGTGCTGGTCTGCTCCGATGTCGGCGGCTACACCGCCGGTGTGCTGTTCGGCAAGCACGCGATGGTGCCCGCGATCAGCCCGAAGAAGTCGTGGGAGGGGCTCGGCGGCTCGATGCTGTTCAGCACCGTCGGCGCGGTCTGCTGCGTGCACTGGCTGCTCGGCACCCACTGGTGGATCGGCCTGATCCTGGGGCCCGTGCTGGTGATCGTCGGCACCTGCGGTGACCTGATCGAGTCGCAGATCAAACGCGACCTCGGCATCAAGGACATGGGCACGCTGCTGCCCGGCCACGGCGGCATCATGGACCGCATCGACTCGCTGCTTCCGGGTGCCCTGGTGACCTGGGGAATCCTGACGGCGCTGCTATAG
- a CDS encoding lipopolysaccharide assembly protein LapA domain-containing protein: MTTREPGDDAHPDLPATAMPADPPPAADPDDLSARERRALNKAEHEVRKVAHTRSRATYAGWFLGLLAAILLLVFILENQANLEINLIFGKVDLPVGVALLIAAILGAVVTLAISFARIMELRRALKKVDQARKAAEDGR, encoded by the coding sequence ATGACCACCCGAGAACCCGGCGACGACGCCCACCCCGACCTCCCCGCCACCGCCATGCCCGCCGATCCGCCGCCCGCCGCGGATCCCGACGACCTCTCGGCGCGCGAGCGCCGCGCACTCAACAAGGCCGAACACGAGGTCCGCAAGGTGGCGCACACCCGTTCGCGGGCCACCTACGCCGGCTGGTTCCTCGGCCTCCTCGCGGCGATTCTGCTGCTGGTGTTCATCCTGGAGAACCAGGCGAACCTGGAGATCAACCTGATCTTCGGCAAGGTGGACCTGCCGGTCGGCGTCGCACTGCTGATCGCGGCGATCCTCGGCGCCGTCGTGACGCTCGCGATCAGTTTCGCCCGCATCATGGAGCTGCGGCGCGCCCTGAAGAAGGTCGACCAGGCGCGCAAGGCCGCCGAAGACGGCCGCTGA
- the rlmN gene encoding 23S rRNA (adenine(2503)-C(2))-methyltransferase RlmN produces the protein MSSLPLVFTAPARGKPPRHFADLDEAGRVAAVQELGLPKFRANQLAKQYYGRLNADVAEMSDLPAGVRDDVAAALFPPLMAPVRQIACDDGTTRKTLWRLHDGTLLESVLMRYPDRNTLCISSQAGCGMACPFCATGQGGLNRNLSTAEIVDQVRAAARALRDGDVGEPGRLSNIVFMGMGEPLANYKRVVDAVRKIISPEPEGLGISARSVTVSTVGLAPAIRRLADEGIPVTLAVSLHTPDDELRNTLVPVNNRWSVQEVLDAARYYADTTGRRVSIEYALIRDVNDQPWRADLLGKKLHKALGSMVHVNLIPLNPTPGSEWDASPKDVEREFVRRVKAQGVSCTVRDTRGQEIAAACGQLAAEES, from the coding sequence GTGTCCAGCCTTCCTCTCGTCTTCACCGCGCCCGCACGCGGCAAGCCGCCGCGGCACTTCGCCGATCTCGACGAGGCCGGGCGTGTCGCGGCGGTGCAAGAGCTGGGCCTGCCCAAGTTCCGCGCCAATCAGCTGGCGAAGCAGTACTACGGCCGGCTGAACGCCGACGTCGCCGAGATGAGCGACCTGCCCGCGGGGGTGCGCGACGACGTCGCCGCCGCCCTCTTCCCGCCGTTGATGGCCCCGGTCCGGCAGATCGCCTGCGACGACGGCACCACCCGTAAGACTCTCTGGCGCCTGCACGACGGCACCCTCCTCGAGTCGGTGCTGATGCGCTATCCGGATCGCAACACGCTCTGCATCTCGTCGCAGGCCGGTTGCGGTATGGCCTGCCCGTTCTGCGCCACCGGTCAGGGTGGCCTGAACCGGAACCTGTCGACGGCGGAGATCGTCGACCAGGTCCGGGCCGCCGCGCGGGCACTCCGTGACGGCGACGTCGGCGAACCCGGCCGCCTGAGCAACATCGTGTTCATGGGGATGGGGGAGCCGCTCGCCAACTACAAGCGCGTGGTCGACGCGGTCCGCAAGATCATCTCGCCCGAACCGGAGGGGCTCGGCATCTCGGCCCGCTCGGTCACCGTGTCGACGGTGGGCCTGGCCCCGGCGATCCGGCGGCTGGCCGATGAGGGCATCCCGGTGACGCTCGCCGTCTCACTGCACACCCCGGACGACGAACTCCGCAACACCCTGGTCCCGGTCAACAACCGGTGGTCGGTGCAGGAGGTCCTCGACGCCGCGCGCTACTACGCCGACACCACCGGACGGCGCGTCTCCATCGAATACGCGCTGATCCGCGACGTGAACGACCAGCCGTGGCGCGCCGATCTCCTCGGCAAGAAGCTGCACAAGGCGCTCGGCTCGATGGTGCATGTCAACCTGATCCCGCTGAACCCGACGCCCGGATCGGAGTGGGATGCGAGCCCGAAGGACGTCGAGCGCGAGTTCGTGCGGCGCGTGAAGGCGCAGGGCGTGTCGTGCACGGTGCGCGACACCCGCGGCCAGGAGATCGCCGCCGCGTGCGGTCAGCTGGCGGCCGAAGAGTCGTAG
- the mftM gene encoding mycofactocin oligosaccharide methyltransferase MftM, with protein MTVLDQPVSSRRIHVQRLPTHGNDEEEAIRFQFFPNGNLVLSHRISTRDLCDDLVVALLGNLIDRGVLAGQHDFEDAAVRLIESVGTSIDESWNLFYDNTLESLEDGTAEFAPIHQRARELVRGDSVLDVGSCFGFFALTLARSGRTVAACDISPGAVRLLRRAADRLGLGIDARPGDATDLPYPDDAFDTVTLIHLLEHLDAEAADTALREALRVARRRVVIAVPFEVTPTEHFGHRTTITEATVRRWADGFPEQEARCFTEHGGWLVLDHHAPHPTSRGSGPERKVDGRQLPAHYR; from the coding sequence GTGACCGTCCTCGATCAGCCCGTCTCGAGCCGGCGAATTCACGTACAACGGCTCCCCACTCACGGTAACGATGAGGAGGAGGCCATCCGATTCCAATTCTTCCCGAACGGAAATCTCGTCCTCAGCCATCGCATCTCTACGCGGGATCTGTGTGACGATCTGGTGGTCGCACTCCTTGGAAACCTCATCGATCGGGGGGTGCTGGCAGGTCAGCATGATTTCGAAGACGCTGCGGTACGACTCATCGAATCGGTCGGTACGTCAATCGACGAATCCTGGAACCTCTTCTACGACAACACCCTCGAATCACTCGAGGATGGCACCGCCGAGTTCGCCCCGATCCACCAGAGAGCTCGCGAACTGGTGCGGGGAGATTCCGTCCTCGACGTCGGCAGTTGTTTCGGCTTCTTCGCGTTGACACTCGCGCGGAGCGGTCGAACGGTCGCTGCATGCGACATCTCGCCAGGGGCAGTGCGGCTGCTTCGCCGCGCCGCCGACCGCCTCGGACTCGGCATCGACGCTCGCCCCGGCGATGCCACCGACCTACCTTACCCGGACGACGCCTTCGACACCGTGACGCTCATTCACCTGCTGGAGCACCTCGATGCCGAAGCCGCTGACACGGCGCTTCGGGAAGCGCTTCGAGTCGCCAGACGCCGGGTCGTCATTGCTGTTCCATTCGAAGTGACTCCGACCGAACATTTCGGTCATCGCACGACGATCACGGAGGCAACAGTTCGGAGGTGGGCCGACGGATTCCCTGAACAGGAAGCACGCTGCTTCACCGAGCACGGCGGCTGGCTGGTCCTGGATCATCACGCTCCCCACCCGACCTCGCGCGGGTCTGGACCCGAAAGGAAAGTCGATGGCCGACAACTGCCTGCCCACTACCGCTGA
- a CDS encoding acryloyl-CoA reductase — MATFNALTAVLNGPAIDALVERRDHADLAPDEVRIRTRYSSVNFKDALAFTPRGGVVRKYPIVPGIDAVGTVAESTSDQFRIGDRVIAHGYDIGTARDGGYAEEVVVPACWTVKLDETLSMRDAAAIGTAGFTAAMSVAAIIDCGITPDSGPIIVTGATGGVGSASIDLLSAKGYEVVASSGKQEAEQHLRDLGASEVIGRLPLDPDTTPRPLGRSRWAAAVDCVGGAALADVLSTMNYGGVVTASGLTGGSVLNTTVMPFILRGVGLLGIDSVQMPIEARRRLWHRIATELKPRNLDRIGVDRTVGDIVDVVDSLRRGAFTGRAVIDTTIGW; from the coding sequence ATGGCAACCTTCAATGCACTGACCGCAGTACTCAACGGCCCGGCGATCGATGCCCTAGTCGAACGACGTGACCACGCCGATCTGGCGCCCGACGAGGTGCGGATCCGAACTCGCTATTCGAGCGTCAATTTCAAGGACGCACTCGCCTTCACACCGCGCGGCGGAGTCGTCCGCAAGTACCCGATCGTTCCGGGGATCGATGCCGTGGGCACCGTTGCGGAAAGCACATCCGATCAGTTCCGTATCGGAGATCGAGTGATCGCACATGGATACGACATCGGAACGGCCCGGGACGGCGGCTACGCAGAGGAAGTGGTCGTGCCCGCCTGCTGGACGGTCAAACTCGACGAGACGCTCAGCATGCGGGACGCGGCGGCCATCGGCACCGCCGGATTCACCGCAGCGATGAGCGTCGCTGCGATCATCGACTGTGGCATCACTCCTGACTCCGGGCCGATAATCGTTACCGGGGCCACGGGAGGGGTCGGCTCGGCGAGCATCGACCTGCTTTCGGCCAAGGGCTACGAGGTGGTCGCATCGTCCGGAAAGCAGGAGGCAGAACAGCACCTGCGTGACCTCGGTGCCTCCGAAGTGATCGGCCGGCTGCCACTGGACCCGGACACCACGCCGCGGCCGCTAGGCCGCTCGCGCTGGGCCGCCGCCGTCGACTGCGTCGGCGGCGCGGCCCTGGCCGATGTCCTCAGCACGATGAACTACGGCGGCGTCGTCACCGCCAGCGGGCTGACCGGCGGCAGCGTCCTCAACACCACCGTCATGCCGTTCATCCTCCGAGGAGTCGGTCTGCTCGGCATCGACTCGGTCCAGATGCCGATCGAAGCCCGCCGACGGCTCTGGCATCGCATTGCAACCGAACTCAAGCCCCGCAACCTAGACCGGATCGGTGTCGATCGCACGGTCGGGGACATCGTCGACGTCGTCGATTCACTCCGTCGAGGTGCCTTCACCGGACGCGCGGTGATCGACACGACTATCGGCTGGTGA